CGATGAAATCAAGGTGCTGCAGTCCCTGGCCAAGCGGATCGAGAAGGAGATCAAGGAGAATCTCGGTGTCACCAGCCGGGTTAAATTGGTGGAGCCGAAAACGATTCAGCGCAGCGAAGGAAAAGCCAAGCGGGTCATTGATAATCGTAAATGGTAAGGGCAGGTTTTTCGGGAGGTTAGGCCATGAAAGTTGAACAGATTTCGATCTTTATTGAAAACAAATCAGGACGCCTCGCCGAGGTGACGCGGACGATCGGTGAAGCGGGTGTCAATATCCGTGCTCTCTCTTTAGCCGATACTTCCGATTTTGGCATCCTGCGTTTGATTGTTGATCAACCGGCAGTTGCCAAGAGCATTCTGCGTGAACGTGGTTTTACCGTCAGTATGACTGATGTCGTGGCGGTGGAAGTGCCGGATCAGCCTCTAGGTCTCTTTAACTTGCTGAACATTCTCGATAACTGCGGCGTGAACGTTGAGTATATGTATGCTTTTGTCGAGCGTTGCAGCGGCAGTGCGGTGATGATCTTCCGTTTTGACAATACCGATGAAGCCATCCGCTGCCTGCATGATCAAGGGGTGACAATTTTGACTGGCGAACGCGTTTACAGCGTTTAATAGCTTTAAAATCCACCAACAACCGTCAACAGGACAGGAGAAAAACTATGGGTAAATTCAAGGTGTTTCTAGTATGTATCGGACTCCTTTTGACCTCCGCCGCTGCTCAGGCGGCGGCACCGATCAAAATCGGTGCCCTCTTTGCCGTCTCCGGTCCGGCTGCCTTTCTTGGCGAACCGGAGAAGAACACTCTTGAGATGCTGGTGAAGGAGATCAACGCCAAGGGCGGGGTCAAGGGCTCCCTCCTCGAAGTGGTGATCTACGATACCGGCGGGGACGCAACCAAGGCTGTCCAGCTTGCCAATCGCCTGATCAAGGATGACAAGGTCGTGGCGATTGTCGGACCGAGTACCACCGGTGAGACCATGGCCGTGAAACCGGTGACGGAGAAAGAGAAGATTCCGCTGATTTCCTGTGCCGCCGGCATCAAGATCACTGATCCGGCTAACCCCTGGACCTTCAAGACTCCGGCGAACGATCAGATTGCCGGAGAGAAAATTCTCAATCATGCCGAAAAACTCGGACAGAAGAAGTTGGCACTGCTGACCGTCTCTGACGGTTTCGGCTCTTCCGGACGTGAGCAGCTCAAGATTCTGGCGGCAAAAAAGGGTTTCACCATCGTCGCCGATGAGACCTACGGCCCGAAAGATACCGACATGACCGCACAGTTGACCAAGATTCGCGGAGCCGGCGCTGATGCGATCATCTGCTGGGGGACCAATCCCGGCCCGGCAGTCGTCACCCGCAATGTCAAGCAGCTCGGCATGACCACTCCCCTCT
The DNA window shown above is from Deltaproteobacteria bacterium HGW-Deltaproteobacteria-4 and carries:
- a CDS encoding amino acid-binding protein produces the protein MKVEQISIFIENKSGRLAEVTRTIGEAGVNIRALSLADTSDFGILRLIVDQPAVAKSILRERGFTVSMTDVVAVEVPDQPLGLFNLLNILDNCGVNVEYMYAFVERCSGSAVMIFRFDNTDEAIRCLHDQGVTILTGERVYSV
- a CDS encoding ABC transporter substrate-binding protein: MGKFKVFLVCIGLLLTSAAAQAAAPIKIGALFAVSGPAAFLGEPEKNTLEMLVKEINAKGGVKGSLLEVVIYDTGGDATKAVQLANRLIKDDKVVAIVGPSTTGETMAVKPVTEKEKIPLISCAAGIKITDPANPWTFKTPANDQIAGEKILNHAEKLGQKKLALLTVSDGFGSSGREQLKILAAKKGFTIVADETYGPKDTDMTAQLTKIRGAGADAIICWGTNPGPAVVTRNVKQLGMTTPLYMSHGVASKKYIELAGPEAAEGVMLPAGKLAIFDKLKATDPQAKLLAEYDAAYRKAFGVESSTFGGYAYDGLLLITEAIKKNGATPEQIRSGIEQSSNLVGISGVFNMSATDHNGLDLSAFEMVKIVKGDWALAQ